The following proteins are encoded in a genomic region of Streptomyces sp. SLBN-31:
- a CDS encoding extracellular solute-binding protein has translation MPVRPTAAFPLLPVLLTTALAATALTACGSGSGSSPDTVKVSFKQSTDNSIKVMDGYLADIKKQFEKKYPGKKVELIPIKAPDSEYYTKVQQMLRSPKTAPDLVYEDTFLINSDITSGYLKPLDPYLAKWPDWKQFIDTAKNAAKGEDGRTYGVPDGTDTRGLWFDKGIFKKAGLPATWQPKSWDDVLSAARAIKKKVPGVTPINVYTGKPAGEAATMQTFEMLLYGTGDGTSDPLYDRASKKWIAGSQGFRDALSFVHTVYREKLGPDVSTALDPNIQTIVAGDLLPKGKLGIALDGSWLPQAWLKGSGHEWHEWSSELGLAPMPTQHGQAPGKVSMSGGWTWAVPAKAGNPDLAFDFIRTMQTKANAEKWYVANSGIAVRKDVASDPAYARAQPGIKFFTDLVASTHYRPAYPAYPKVSTAIQEAMEGVTTGDTSVDEAASGYDDALKDATDDQVVRK, from the coding sequence ATGCCCGTGCGCCCCACCGCCGCCTTCCCCCTCCTCCCCGTCCTCCTCACCACCGCCCTTGCCGCGACCGCCCTCACGGCCTGCGGCAGCGGCTCCGGCAGCAGCCCGGACACCGTGAAGGTCTCCTTCAAGCAGTCCACGGACAACTCCATCAAGGTGATGGACGGCTATCTCGCCGACATCAAGAAGCAGTTCGAGAAGAAGTACCCGGGCAAGAAGGTCGAGCTGATCCCGATCAAGGCCCCGGACTCGGAGTACTACACCAAGGTCCAGCAGATGCTCCGCTCCCCCAAGACGGCGCCCGACCTGGTCTACGAGGACACGTTCCTCATCAACTCCGACATCACCAGCGGGTACCTGAAGCCGCTCGACCCCTACCTCGCCAAGTGGCCCGACTGGAAGCAGTTCATCGACACCGCGAAGAACGCCGCCAAGGGCGAGGACGGCAGGACGTACGGCGTCCCGGACGGCACCGACACCCGGGGCCTGTGGTTCGACAAGGGGATCTTCAAAAAGGCGGGGCTGCCCGCCACCTGGCAGCCGAAGAGCTGGGACGACGTCCTCTCCGCCGCCCGCGCCATCAAGAAGAAGGTCCCCGGCGTCACCCCGATCAACGTCTACACCGGCAAGCCCGCCGGTGAGGCGGCGACGATGCAGACCTTCGAGATGCTGCTCTACGGCACCGGCGACGGCACCTCCGACCCGCTGTACGACCGGGCGTCGAAGAAGTGGATCGCGGGGAGCCAGGGGTTCAGGGACGCGCTGTCGTTCGTGCACACCGTGTACCGGGAGAAGCTCGGGCCCGACGTCTCCACAGCCCTCGACCCCAACATCCAGACCATCGTGGCCGGCGACCTCCTGCCCAAGGGCAAGCTGGGCATCGCCCTCGACGGGTCGTGGCTGCCGCAGGCCTGGCTGAAGGGCAGCGGGCACGAATGGCACGAGTGGTCCAGCGAGTTGGGGCTGGCGCCCATGCCCACCCAGCACGGGCAGGCACCCGGCAAGGTGAGCATGTCCGGCGGCTGGACCTGGGCGGTCCCCGCCAAGGCCGGCAACCCCGACCTGGCCTTCGACTTCATCAGGACCATGCAGACCAAGGCGAACGCCGAGAAGTGGTACGTCGCCAACTCCGGCATCGCGGTACGCAAGGACGTCGCGAGCGACCCGGCGTACGCCAGGGCACAGCCCGGCATCAAGTTCTTCACGGACCTGGTGGCCAGCACCCACTACCGGCCCGCCTACCCCGCGTACCCGAAGGTCTCCACCGCCATCCAGGAGGCGATGGAGGGCGTCACGACGGGTGACACGTCCGTCGACGAGGCGGCGAGCGGCTACGACGACGCGCTCAAGGACGCCACCGACGACCAGGTCGTGCGGAAGTGA
- a CDS encoding 5'-methylthioadenosine/S-adenosylhomocysteine nucleosidase: MTQPTAAVLTALSLEFTAVREHLTDIRRVRHPRGTAASVGRLPGTPWEVALVELGEGNLTAAALTERVVSWLDPEAVLFVGIAGALKSDIEVGDVVVATKVYGIHGGKETPDGFLVRPEAWRASHRLEQAAREALRDDPRAHLKPIAAGDVVLASARSALAAQLKAHYGDAAAVEMEGAGVASAVHLAGGDALVIRGISDRADEGKSHADEGGSQPRAAANAAGAAVAVLRELRPSRTAAAGRGGPDAGEGARPTATYGGDHLDFRGSTFNGPFVAKRVERPGGER, translated from the coding sequence GTGACGCAACCCACTGCGGCGGTGCTGACCGCCTTGTCGCTGGAGTTCACGGCGGTACGGGAGCACCTGACGGACATCCGCAGGGTCCGGCACCCGAGGGGGACGGCCGCCTCGGTGGGCCGCCTGCCGGGCACCCCGTGGGAGGTGGCCCTGGTGGAGCTGGGCGAGGGGAACCTGACGGCCGCGGCGCTGACGGAACGGGTCGTGTCGTGGCTGGACCCGGAGGCGGTGCTGTTCGTCGGGATCGCCGGCGCCCTCAAGAGCGACATCGAGGTGGGCGACGTGGTCGTCGCGACCAAGGTGTACGGCATCCACGGCGGCAAGGAGACCCCGGACGGTTTCCTGGTCCGGCCCGAGGCGTGGCGGGCCTCGCACCGTCTGGAGCAGGCGGCGCGGGAGGCGCTGCGGGACGACCCGCGGGCCCACCTGAAGCCGATCGCGGCGGGCGACGTCGTACTGGCGTCGGCCCGCTCGGCCTTGGCGGCGCAGCTGAAGGCGCACTACGGCGACGCGGCCGCCGTCGAGATGGAGGGGGCGGGCGTGGCGAGCGCCGTACACCTGGCGGGCGGGGACGCGCTGGTGATCCGGGGGATCAGCGACCGGGCCGACGAGGGCAAGTCGCATGCCGACGAGGGAGGTTCGCAGCCGAGGGCGGCGGCGAACGCGGCCGGGGCGGCGGTGGCGGTGCTGCGGGAACTGCGCCCGTCACGGACGGCGGCAGCGGGCCGTGGAGGGCCGGACGCCGGAGAGGGGGCCCGCCCGACGGCGACGTACGGAGGGGATCACCTCGACTTCCGTGGCAGCACCTTCAACGGCCCGTTCGTCGCCAAGCGGGTGGAACGCCCGGGCGGCGAGCGGTAG
- a CDS encoding response regulator: MTSGQPIRVLVVEDDPVAADAHVMYVGRVPGFVAVGKAHSGAEARRLLDRQAVDLLLLDLHLPDVHGLQFARSLRAAGHHADVIAVTSARDLTVVREGVSLGVVQYVLKPFTFATLRDRLVRYAEFRGAAGEASGQDEVDRALAALRAPGPAALPKGLSGPTLERVTVALRDSGEGMTAAGVAEAVGISRITARRYLEHLVEAGRAARAPQYGTVGRPELQYRWVSGP, from the coding sequence ATGACGAGCGGACAGCCCATCCGGGTGCTGGTCGTGGAGGACGACCCGGTGGCCGCGGACGCGCATGTGATGTACGTCGGCCGGGTGCCGGGGTTCGTCGCGGTCGGCAAGGCGCACAGCGGGGCGGAGGCGCGCCGGCTGCTCGACCGGCAGGCGGTGGACCTGCTCCTGCTCGACCTGCATCTGCCGGACGTGCACGGGCTGCAGTTCGCGCGGTCGCTGCGGGCGGCGGGACATCACGCGGACGTGATCGCGGTGACCTCGGCGCGGGATCTGACGGTGGTGCGGGAGGGAGTCTCGCTGGGGGTCGTGCAGTACGTCCTGAAGCCGTTCACCTTCGCGACCCTGCGCGACCGGCTCGTGCGGTACGCCGAGTTCCGGGGGGCCGCGGGCGAGGCCAGCGGCCAGGACGAGGTGGACCGGGCCCTGGCCGCGCTGCGGGCGCCCGGCCCGGCGGCACTGCCGAAGGGGCTCAGCGGACCGACGCTGGAGCGGGTGACCGTCGCGTTGCGTGACAGCGGGGAGGGCATGACCGCCGCGGGAGTGGCCGAGGCGGTGGGGATCTCCCGGATCACGGCGCGACGGTACCTGGAGCATCTGGTGGAGGCGGGCAGGGCCGCGCGGGCTCCGCAGTACGGGACGGTGGGGCGGCCGGAGTTGCAGTACCGGTGGGTGAGCGGCCCGTAG
- a CDS encoding sensor histidine kinase, producing the protein MRIPLPRPRSLAGQLFAMQAVLIAVVVAGYALFTYVTDQRQAQDAAARQAMAVSRSIADAPSVVAAIHTPNPTAELQPYALRVMRGADVDFVTIMDTRGIRWTHPREEEIGRHFRGTIEPALHGTSFTETYTGTLGASVRAVTPIYDHGRIIGLVSAGIEVKVISKQVQDQVWALLGVAAGALVLGAVGTYVVNARLRRHTHGMNAAELSRMHDYHEAALHAVREGLLMLDGQYRVALINDGGRELLGLPSEQSEEDVVGRSVADLGLPAPLTGALLASEPRVDEVHLTNDRVLVVNTSPVSGGERRGTVVTLRDVTELQSLMGELDSERGFTQALRSQAHEAANRLHTVVSLIELGRAEEAVDFATAELELAQALTDQVVAAVSEPVLAALLLGKTAQANERGVELVVSQDSRLDDGLLPPSLPARDLVTILGNLIDNAVDAAQGSLRARVTVTAYAEGTELVLCVADTGDGVDPAHADLVFQRGFTTKPAGPGGRGLGLALVRQAVQRHEGSLSVAEADGGGAEFVVRLPLAEESAVVPGRGI; encoded by the coding sequence ATGCGCATCCCCCTCCCCCGACCCCGCAGCCTGGCCGGTCAGCTGTTCGCCATGCAGGCAGTGCTGATAGCGGTGGTCGTGGCCGGATACGCACTGTTCACGTACGTCACCGACCAGCGGCAGGCGCAGGACGCGGCCGCCCGCCAGGCCATGGCGGTCTCCCGCTCCATCGCCGACGCCCCGTCCGTGGTGGCCGCGATCCACACCCCGAACCCCACGGCCGAGCTCCAGCCGTACGCGCTGCGGGTGATGCGCGGCGCCGACGTCGACTTCGTCACGATCATGGATACGCGGGGCATCCGCTGGACCCACCCCCGCGAGGAGGAGATCGGCAGGCACTTCCGCGGCACCATCGAGCCCGCCCTGCACGGCACGTCCTTCACCGAGACCTACACCGGTACGCTCGGCGCCTCGGTCCGGGCGGTCACCCCGATCTACGACCACGGCCGGATCATCGGACTGGTCAGCGCGGGCATCGAGGTGAAGGTGATCAGCAAGCAGGTGCAGGACCAGGTGTGGGCCCTGCTCGGGGTCGCGGCCGGCGCCCTCGTCCTCGGCGCGGTCGGCACGTACGTCGTCAACGCCCGCCTGCGCCGGCACACCCACGGCATGAACGCGGCCGAGCTCAGCCGGATGCACGACTACCACGAGGCCGCGCTGCACGCGGTGCGCGAGGGGCTGCTGATGCTGGACGGCCAGTACCGGGTGGCGCTGATCAACGACGGGGGCCGGGAGTTGCTGGGGTTGCCGTCGGAGCAGTCCGAGGAGGACGTCGTCGGCAGGTCGGTCGCGGACCTCGGGCTGCCCGCGCCGCTGACCGGGGCGCTGCTCGCCTCCGAGCCGCGGGTGGACGAGGTGCATCTGACGAACGACCGGGTGCTGGTGGTGAACACGTCACCGGTGTCGGGCGGCGAGCGCCGGGGCACCGTGGTCACGCTGCGAGACGTGACCGAACTGCAGTCCCTGATGGGCGAGTTGGATTCCGAGCGGGGCTTCACGCAGGCGCTGCGCTCGCAGGCGCACGAGGCGGCGAACCGGCTGCACACCGTCGTGTCCCTGATCGAGCTGGGCCGCGCGGAGGAGGCCGTCGACTTCGCCACGGCCGAACTCGAACTGGCCCAGGCCCTCACCGACCAGGTGGTGGCGGCGGTGAGCGAACCGGTCCTGGCGGCGCTGCTGCTGGGCAAGACGGCGCAGGCGAACGAGCGGGGTGTGGAACTGGTGGTGTCGCAGGACAGCCGCCTCGACGACGGCCTGTTGCCGCCCTCGCTGCCGGCGCGGGACCTGGTGACGATCCTCGGCAACCTGATCGACAACGCGGTCGACGCGGCGCAGGGCAGCCTGCGGGCGCGGGTGACGGTGACGGCGTACGCGGAGGGCACCGAACTCGTCCTGTGCGTCGCGGACACGGGCGACGGAGTGGACCCCGCCCACGCCGACCTGGTCTTCCAGCGGGGCTTCACCACGAAGCCCGCCGGGCCGGGGGGCCGTGGCCTGGGGCTGGCCCTGGTCCGGCAGGCTGTGCAGCGGCACGAGGGCTCGCTGTCCGTGGCGGAGGCGGACGGCGGTGGAGCGGAGTTCGTGGTGCGGTTGCCGTTGGCGGAGGAGAGCGCTGTGGTCCCTGGGCGTGGCATATGA
- a CDS encoding cation:dicarboxylate symporter family transporter, which translates to MAASTPDTAPAAPARKRDRTHYLYIAVIVAVALGIAVGLIWPDAGVELKPLGTGFVNLIKMMISPIIFCTIVLGIGSVRKAAKVGAVGGIALGYFLVMSLVALTIGLVVGNILHPGDGLHITNAIKASGHDQVSADALPPVDFVLSIIPLTFVSAFTEGQVLQTLLIALLAGFALQAMGPAGRPVLNGIEHIQRLVFRILAMVMWAAPIGAFGAIAAVVGSAGVDALKSLAVLMLGFYVTCVLFVFIVLGVMLRAVAGLNILTLFKYLAREFLLILSTSSSESALPRLIAKMEHLGVSKPVVGITVPTGYSFNLDGTMIYMTMASLYIADALGTPMSIGEQIPLLLFLLLASKGAAGVSGAGLATLAGGLQSHKPALVDGVGLIVGIDRFMSEARALTNFAGNAVATVLIGTWTKEIDKVRVRQVLAGELPFDETTLLDEGVQPHAEIPEQGGEKELAKA; encoded by the coding sequence GTGGCCGCCAGCACCCCCGATACGGCACCTGCCGCACCCGCACGCAAGCGGGACCGCACCCATTACCTGTACATCGCCGTCATCGTGGCGGTGGCACTCGGCATCGCCGTGGGGCTCATCTGGCCGGACGCCGGTGTGGAGCTCAAGCCGCTCGGCACCGGCTTCGTGAACCTGATCAAGATGATGATCTCGCCGATCATCTTCTGCACGATCGTGCTCGGCATCGGTTCGGTCCGCAAGGCCGCGAAGGTCGGTGCCGTCGGCGGTATCGCGCTCGGCTACTTCCTGGTGATGTCCCTGGTCGCGCTGACCATCGGCCTCGTCGTCGGCAACATCCTGCACCCGGGCGACGGGCTGCACATCACGAACGCGATCAAGGCCTCCGGGCACGACCAGGTGTCCGCCGACGCGCTGCCGCCCGTCGACTTCGTCCTGTCGATCATCCCGCTGACGTTCGTCTCCGCCTTCACCGAGGGCCAGGTCCTGCAGACCCTGCTGATCGCGCTGCTCGCCGGCTTCGCGCTGCAGGCGATGGGCCCGGCGGGCCGGCCGGTCCTGAACGGCATCGAGCACATCCAGCGGCTCGTCTTCCGCATCCTCGCCATGGTCATGTGGGCCGCCCCGATCGGTGCCTTCGGCGCCATCGCCGCGGTGGTCGGCTCCGCCGGTGTCGACGCGCTGAAGAGCCTCGCCGTCCTGATGCTCGGCTTCTACGTGACCTGCGTGCTGTTCGTCTTCATCGTGCTCGGCGTCATGCTGCGGGCCGTCGCGGGACTGAACATCCTCACCCTGTTCAAGTACCTGGCCAGGGAGTTCCTGCTGATCCTGTCCACCTCCTCCTCCGAGTCCGCGCTGCCGCGGCTCATCGCGAAGATGGAGCACCTGGGCGTCAGCAAGCCCGTCGTCGGCATCACCGTCCCGACCGGCTACTCCTTCAACCTCGACGGCACCATGATCTACATGACCATGGCGTCCCTCTACATCGCCGACGCCCTGGGCACCCCGATGTCGATCGGCGAGCAGATCCCGCTGCTGCTCTTCCTGCTGCTGGCCTCCAAGGGCGCGGCGGGCGTCAGCGGCGCCGGTCTCGCCACGCTCGCCGGTGGCCTGCAGTCGCACAAGCCCGCCCTGGTGGACGGCGTCGGCCTGATCGTCGGCATCGACCGCTTCATGAGCGAGGCCCGCGCCCTGACCAACTTCGCGGGCAACGCCGTCGCCACCGTGCTGATCGGCACCTGGACCAAGGAGATCGACAAGGTGCGGGTCCGGCAGGTCCTCGCCGGTGAGCTGCCCTTCGACGAGACGACCCTCCTGGACGAGGGCGTCCAGCCCCACGCCGAGATCCCCGAGCAGGGCGGCGAGAAGGAGCTGGCGAAGGCCTGA
- a CDS encoding TetR/AcrR family transcriptional regulator has translation MTTGSSSRADANRRRILDVALAELLRDPDASMDQIARAAGVVRRTVYGHFPNREALVGTLVDGAVEAVAAAHAAGRERAGDPAQALACSVLAVWEVADRYRILVSLAQRSVTMRGIRERLAPVREASVALLREGLDRGVFSSPLPAPALAYVHEQLLFALMEAVNDGLLPPEEAGRSAAVTALTAAGVPASLAGSLVTKLADA, from the coding sequence ATGACCACGGGTAGCAGCAGCCGCGCCGACGCCAACCGCCGCCGCATCCTGGACGTCGCGCTCGCCGAGCTGCTGCGCGACCCGGACGCGTCCATGGACCAGATCGCGCGCGCGGCGGGTGTCGTACGACGGACGGTCTACGGCCACTTCCCCAACCGTGAGGCGCTGGTCGGCACGCTCGTCGACGGGGCCGTGGAGGCGGTGGCGGCCGCGCACGCGGCGGGGCGGGAGAGGGCCGGGGATCCGGCGCAGGCATTGGCCTGCTCGGTCCTCGCGGTCTGGGAGGTCGCCGACCGCTACCGCATCCTGGTCTCCCTGGCCCAGCGCAGCGTCACCATGCGGGGCATCCGCGAGCGGCTCGCCCCGGTGCGCGAGGCCTCCGTCGCACTGCTGCGGGAGGGCCTGGACCGTGGCGTCTTCAGCTCCCCGCTGCCGGCGCCGGCACTGGCGTACGTGCACGAGCAGCTGCTCTTCGCGCTCATGGAGGCCGTGAACGACGGCCTGCTGCCGCCCGAGGAGGCGGGCCGCTCCGCGGCGGTCACCGCCCTGACGGCCGCGGGGGTACCGGCGTCACTGGCCGGCTCCCTGGTGACGAAGCTGGCCGACGCCTGA
- a CDS encoding MFS transporter: MRLFLTEPVDQTERPYARRWWALLVLCLSLLIIVMANTALTVAAPDMTRDLGLSSADLQWVIDGYTVPYAALMLLFGAIGDKYSRRGALLLGLTVFAGGAVFGYLADSAATVVAARAVMGTGAALIMPATLSLLAATFPRAERAKAITLWTATAGLAIAAGPVVAGALLKNHGWASTFLINVPIAAVALVASLFLVPPSRAGHSDRVDHVGGLLSVVWIGSLVYMIIEGPHFGWGVKAVTAAVVAGAGLLAFVAWELRHPRPVLDVRRFAHRGFAGANLAVALFFLAVFGAFYYLTQHLQFVLGYDALQTGLRMLPLAGAVFAGSAVTGRLTPRVGMKWTVTAGMVGGTTALALLTRIDATSSYGDFLAPLIILGLAIGLALSPCTDAIMGAFPESQLGVGGAVNDTSIELGGSLGIAILGSLLATSYSGHLSDATAGSRLPATTLATAQDSVGAGYAVAQGISEKARQAAAQAARATDPQQAAQLKAQARELAAGARQMADAVGSSFSSAVAHTSLIGAVVLGIGTVVVALLLPGSEKGAGEEAREQEERELVGSAAN, translated from the coding sequence ATGCGACTCTTCCTGACCGAACCGGTCGACCAGACGGAGCGCCCCTACGCCCGGCGTTGGTGGGCGCTCCTGGTCCTCTGCCTGAGCCTGCTGATCATCGTGATGGCGAACACCGCCCTCACGGTCGCGGCCCCCGACATGACCCGCGACCTGGGTCTGTCCAGCGCCGACCTGCAGTGGGTCATCGACGGGTACACCGTCCCCTACGCCGCGCTGATGCTGCTGTTCGGCGCGATCGGCGACAAGTACAGCCGCCGCGGCGCCCTCCTGCTCGGCCTCACGGTCTTCGCCGGCGGTGCGGTCTTCGGCTACCTCGCCGACAGCGCCGCGACGGTCGTCGCGGCCCGCGCCGTGATGGGCACCGGCGCCGCGCTGATCATGCCCGCCACGCTCTCCCTGCTCGCCGCGACCTTCCCGCGGGCCGAACGCGCCAAGGCGATCACCCTGTGGACCGCCACGGCGGGCCTCGCCATCGCCGCCGGTCCCGTCGTCGCCGGCGCGCTGCTGAAGAACCACGGCTGGGCCTCGACGTTCCTGATCAACGTGCCGATCGCCGCCGTCGCCCTCGTCGCCTCGCTCTTCCTCGTCCCGCCGTCCAGGGCCGGTCACAGCGACCGCGTCGACCACGTGGGAGGGCTGCTGTCGGTGGTCTGGATCGGCTCGCTGGTCTACATGATCATCGAGGGCCCGCACTTCGGCTGGGGCGTCAAGGCGGTCACCGCCGCGGTCGTCGCCGGCGCCGGCCTGCTCGCCTTCGTCGCCTGGGAGCTGCGCCACCCGCGCCCGGTCCTCGACGTCCGCCGGTTCGCCCACCGCGGTTTCGCCGGCGCCAACCTCGCCGTCGCCCTCTTCTTCCTCGCCGTCTTCGGCGCCTTCTACTACCTGACCCAGCACCTGCAGTTCGTTCTCGGCTACGACGCCCTGCAGACGGGCCTGCGCATGCTCCCGCTCGCCGGTGCCGTCTTCGCCGGCTCGGCCGTGACCGGCCGGCTCACCCCGAGGGTCGGCATGAAGTGGACGGTCACCGCGGGCATGGTCGGCGGCACCACCGCCCTCGCCCTGCTCACCCGGATCGACGCGACGTCCTCGTACGGCGACTTCCTCGCCCCCCTGATCATCCTGGGCCTGGCCATCGGCCTGGCGCTCTCGCCCTGCACGGACGCCATCATGGGCGCCTTCCCGGAGTCCCAGCTGGGCGTCGGCGGCGCGGTCAACGACACCTCGATCGAGCTCGGCGGCTCGCTCGGCATCGCGATCCTCGGCTCGCTGCTGGCGACCTCGTACTCCGGCCACCTCTCGGACGCCACCGCCGGCAGCAGGCTCCCCGCCACCACACTCGCCACCGCCCAGGACTCGGTCGGCGCCGGATACGCCGTCGCGCAGGGCATCTCCGAGAAGGCGCGGCAGGCGGCCGCGCAGGCCGCGCGGGCGACCGATCCGCAGCAGGCGGCGCAGCTCAAGGCGCAGGCGCGGGAACTCGCCGCGGGCGCCCGGCAGATGGCCGACGCGGTCGGCTCGTCCTTCTCCTCCGCGGTCGCCCACACCAGCCTGATCGGAGCGGTGGTCCTGGGCATCGGCACCGTCGTGGTCGCCCTGCTGCTGCCCGGCAGCGAGAAGGGCGCCGGTGAAGAGGCCCGGGAGCAGGAGGAACGGGAACTCGTCGGCAGCGCGGCGAACTGA
- a CDS encoding DUF2127 domain-containing protein — MKIDWDRRTCARKGHVTYAPDDPRLRVRLHADTALGEVWRCLRCGDFVLGEPHGSGPASEAPLVPRGKVLRDLFILRFLAIERAVRGVFIVLVAAAVWRFSNSQDAVRRLFDEYLDVFRPVFRHFHYDLDHSPVVGTIQKTFGYKHSTLLLVAGLLLAYALIELVEAVGLWYAKRWAEYLTVVATAAFLPLEIYELTEHVSWLKITTLVLNILAVLYIALAKRLFGLRGGRRAFEEERRSASLLEVEEAAGVPV, encoded by the coding sequence ATGAAGATCGACTGGGACCGGCGGACCTGTGCGCGCAAGGGGCACGTCACCTACGCGCCGGACGACCCCCGCCTCCGTGTCCGGCTGCACGCCGACACCGCGCTCGGCGAGGTGTGGCGCTGTCTGCGCTGCGGCGACTTCGTACTCGGTGAGCCGCACGGCTCGGGGCCGGCGTCCGAGGCGCCGCTCGTGCCGCGCGGCAAGGTGCTGCGCGATCTGTTCATCCTGCGCTTCCTGGCGATCGAGCGGGCCGTGCGCGGGGTGTTCATCGTGCTGGTGGCCGCGGCGGTGTGGCGGTTCAGCAACAGCCAGGACGCGGTGCGCCGGCTCTTCGACGAGTACCTGGACGTCTTCCGGCCCGTCTTCCGGCACTTCCACTACGACCTCGACCACTCGCCGGTCGTCGGCACCATCCAGAAGACGTTCGGCTACAAGCACTCCACGCTGCTGCTGGTGGCCGGACTGCTGCTGGCGTACGCGCTCATCGAGCTGGTCGAGGCGGTCGGCCTCTGGTACGCCAAGCGCTGGGCGGAGTACCTGACGGTCGTCGCGACCGCCGCCTTCCTGCCGCTGGAGATCTACGAGCTCACCGAGCACGTCAGCTGGCTGAAGATCACCACCCTCGTCCTCAACATCCTCGCCGTGCTCTACATCGCCCTTGCCAAGCGGCTGTTCGGGCTGCGGGGCGGCCGCAGGGCGTTCGAGGAGGAGCGCCGCAGCGCCTCCCTGCTGGAGGTCGAGGAAGCGGCCGGGGTCCCGGTCTAG
- a CDS encoding MerR family transcriptional regulator, with amino-acid sequence MRIGELAARAGTTTRALRYYESRGLLSARRDELGHRTYDENDLRLLRQIRTLQDFGFDLEETRPFVECLRAGHPEGDSCPASLAVYRRKLAELDELIGELQAVRAQIGVRLASFDTEPPLCELGGQGL; translated from the coding sequence ATGCGAATCGGCGAGCTGGCCGCACGGGCCGGGACCACGACGCGAGCGCTCAGGTACTACGAGTCGCGCGGGCTGCTGTCCGCGCGGCGCGACGAGCTGGGACACCGGACGTACGACGAGAACGACCTGAGGCTGCTGCGGCAGATCAGGACGCTCCAGGACTTCGGGTTCGACCTGGAGGAGACCCGGCCCTTCGTGGAGTGTCTGCGCGCGGGACATCCGGAGGGCGACTCCTGCCCGGCCTCGCTCGCGGTCTACCGGCGCAAGCTGGCCGAACTCGACGAGCTGATCGGCGAGCTGCAGGCGGTCCGGGCGCAGATCGGGGTGCGGCTGGCCTCGTTCGATACGGAGCCACCGTTGTGCGAACTGGGAGGGCAGGGATTGTGA
- a CDS encoding co-chaperone YbbN — MIRAAGVSEVTDADFTTEVIGSALPVLVEFTADWCPPCRQMGPVLSALAAEEGERLKVVQLDVDTNPETTNAYKVLSMPTFMVFRDGEPVRSMVGARPKRRLLAEIEDAL; from the coding sequence GTGATCAGGGCTGCGGGTGTTTCCGAGGTGACCGACGCGGATTTCACGACCGAGGTCATCGGCTCGGCATTGCCGGTACTGGTGGAGTTCACCGCCGACTGGTGCCCGCCGTGCCGGCAGATGGGGCCGGTGCTGAGCGCGCTCGCCGCGGAGGAGGGCGAGCGGCTGAAGGTGGTCCAGCTGGACGTGGACACCAATCCCGAGACGACGAACGCCTACAAGGTGCTGTCCATGCCGACCTTCATGGTGTTCCGGGACGGTGAGCCGGTGCGGTCGATGGTGGGGGCGCGGCCCAAGCGGCGGCTCCTGGCGGAGATCGAGGACGCTCTCTGA